From the Archangium lipolyticum genome, the window AGCAGCCCCGCATCCGGCCGTGAGCGCAACTCCTCGAGCCGCCGCGCCAGGGGGCCCGCATGCCACGCATGGAACAGCTCCAGCGCCACCTCGCGCCGCGTCTCCTTGTGGCGGAAGGTCAGGTCCGGCACGCACAACCCGGTGGCGCCCGTGTTGCGGGGCAGGGGCAGCAGGTCCAGCTCCCAGTCCGCGTCGTCGAAGCCCTGCGCCAGCGTGGCCACCTCCGGCGGGATGTGGCCCAGCGCCGGGCCGTGCGGTGACACCAGCGGATCCTCGTGGCTCAGCACCAGCGTCACCCGGCGCCGGGGGCTCTCGATGGCCGCCGTGAGGTGCCAGCGCTCGAGCACCGGCACCACCGACAGGAAGCTAGCCAGCTGCAGCCCGTACTTCTTCTGCAGCGACAGCATGGCGCCCGGGCCCTCCACCTCCAGCACCCAGTCGTCGCCGTCGCGCCGCACCTCCGCCACCAGCCGGCAGAACTTCAGCCAGCGCAGCACCTTGCGCACCCGCAGCAGCTCCGGCGCCCGGGCCCGCAGCGTCAGCCGGCGCGCGTCGAAGAGCGGCCCCTGCGCCAGCGCCAGGTTGTAGCGGTCCAGCAGATCCGCGGGCCCCACCGCCTCCCAGTCCCGCAGCCGCCGGTTGCCCGGGAGGTCCGCGTACAGCGCCTCGCGCAGCTCGGGCAGTGGGCGGGGGAAGGCCTCGGCCAGCCGCGACTCGTAGGCCTCCACCGTCGCGTCCCCGGGCAGCGAGCGCAGCACCCGGGCCGCCTCGCGGAAGGCCGCCGTGCGCGCCTCGGAGATGCCCTCCGAGGGTTCGTCGAAGAGCATGCGATCCACCAGCAGCTTCACCAGCCCCCGCGCCACCTTGGGCCGCGCGTGCGCTCCGGCCCGCAGCCCCAGCGTCTCCTCCACCTCGTCCCGCGTGTGCCCGCGCCTCGCCTCCACCTCGGCGATGAGCTCGCCCGCCAGCGCCAGCAGCCCCGCGTCCTCCCGCTTCACGAAGGAGGGGCGCAGCTTCCCGTCGCGCACGCGGAAGAGGAGCA encodes:
- a CDS encoding DUF790 family protein; translation: MLTRELLLFRVRDGKLRPSFVKREDAGLLALAGELIAEVEARRGHTRDEVEETLGLRAGAHARPKVARGLVKLLVDRMLFDEPSEGISEARTAAFREAARVLRSLPGDATVEAYESRLAEAFPRPLPELREALYADLPGNRRLRDWEAVGPADLLDRYNLALAQGPLFDARRLTLRARAPELLRVRKVLRWLKFCRLVAEVRRDGDDWVLEVEGPGAMLSLQKKYGLQLASFLSVVPVLERWHLTAAIESPRRRVTLVLSHEDPLVSPHGPALGHIPPEVATLAQGFDDADWELDLLPLPRNTGATGLCVPDLTFRHKETRREVALELFHAWHAGPLARRLEELRSRPDAGLLLGVDRALAKDTQERAALEAHPQVVLFHGFPSAKRLRARLSP